The genomic stretch TTGAAGTTTGTTGATGTTCAGATTATATTTGAAGGAGCTGAAGATTTTATAATAGCAAATACTTCTGAATTAAAGCCTAAAACTTATGATGAAAAAACAGATTACCATGATTGGGAAGGTGAGGGAACTGTACGTTTAACTTTATCTCAAGGAGAAATGCTTATACTTCTTCCTTATGATGCCCATAGAGTAGGACTTCCCCCAAAAACAGGAAAAACTCATGTTAAAAAAGCTATAGTAAAAGTTCCTTATAAAGGTTAATAAAAATTAATAAGAAAAAATTAAAGACTGATACTTTGTTTAAAGTGTCGGTCTTTTTTATTAATATATTTGTTTAATAACTTTAATATATAATGTTTTAAAGTTTAGTGTGATTTTTATTTTTATCAATCCAAGTTCTTTTAGATGCTGTACAAAATAGGAAAGCAAAAAAACTCATATTTCTATAACAAAATAATAACTTATGGAGAATATAAAACGTTTGTTTATATATAATTTATAATAAGATAACAAGGTGAAAAATTATTTGTTAATAGTTTTGAAACAAGTATAATAAATTGATATTGACAAATATTAAAATATATTGTATGCTATGTGCAAATAAGGTAGGGCTTGTATTAGTTCTTTAATATAAGATTTCCGATAAACTTCGATAATTTACTCTTTTAATATTCAAAAACGAAGACTGGCTGCCTGTCCAGTGATAATCATTTTTTATAAAAAGGAGAATTATATTTTATGAAGGTTATAGGTATAGTTGCCGGAAGACATAATGGTAATAGTGAAATTTTAGTAAAACAGGCCTTAACAGCTGTTAAAGATGCAGGCGGTGAAGCAGTACTTATTAATTTGTTTGACTACAATATAAAACCCTGCTCAGGATGCGAATCTTGTACTATAGCTATGGGTAAAATTTTTAAAGAGGGCGGTGAATATAAGGGCTGTATCTATAAAGAAAAAGATGATATGGATAAAATAGTAAGCGTTATGAATGAATGTCAGGGCATAAT from Brachyspira murdochii DSM 12563 encodes the following:
- a CDS encoding YhcH/YjgK/YiaL family protein is translated as MILKPIKSEFNQYFHDTIWKAKNYIREHYNELKKLPNGRHSLDKEICEGAFVNVTEYDNKDNPPWESHLKFVDVQIIFEGAEDFIIANTSELKPKTYDEKTDYHDWEGEGTVRLTLSQGEMLILLPYDAHRVGLPPKTGKTHVKKAIVKVPYKG